A stretch of the Pirellulales bacterium genome encodes the following:
- a CDS encoding Gfo/Idh/MocA family oxidoreductase has protein sequence MAKTVRVALVGLGFGSEFIPIYQAHPEAEIAAICQRNSEKLKQVGDRFGISTRYTQYEDVLRDPHVDFVHINSPIPDHAPMSIAALRAGKHVMCTVPMATTIEECQEICDLVRSTGLKYMMAETVVYSREFLFIKDLYERGELGKIQHLAASHPQDMDGWPDYWERMIPMHYATHVVSPCLGLMNSRAEYVSCFGSGTVRDDIARKSGNKFAVETCHIKLLDSDVTAHIWRFLYDVARQYRESFDVYGTKQSFEWTLIEHEPHVLHTAKKPEPEIPAKISVPDFAHLLPEPIRKFTLPSEIHDAGHLSFIQGGGHGGSHPHLVNEMIRALIDNRDPRPNATTSANWTCVGICAHQSALEGGKIVPLPEFTLR, from the coding sequence ATGGCAAAAACTGTCCGCGTCGCCCTGGTTGGCTTGGGTTTTGGGTCGGAATTTATCCCAATCTACCAGGCCCATCCCGAGGCCGAAATTGCCGCCATTTGCCAGCGCAACAGCGAAAAGCTGAAGCAGGTCGGAGACCGTTTTGGCATATCCACGCGCTACACCCAGTATGAGGATGTGTTGCGGGATCCACATGTGGATTTTGTGCATATTAATTCGCCGATCCCTGATCATGCTCCGATGTCGATCGCGGCGTTACGCGCGGGTAAGCACGTAATGTGCACCGTCCCCATGGCGACCACCATAGAAGAATGCCAAGAAATTTGCGACCTGGTCAGGTCCACGGGCTTAAAGTACATGATGGCCGAGACGGTCGTGTACAGCCGCGAATTTTTGTTTATCAAGGATCTGTATGAACGGGGGGAATTGGGCAAGATCCAGCATCTGGCGGCGTCGCATCCGCAGGACATGGATGGTTGGCCCGATTATTGGGAGCGCATGATCCCCATGCACTATGCCACGCATGTCGTCAGCCCGTGCCTGGGGCTGATGAATTCGCGGGCGGAATATGTTAGCTGCTTTGGCAGCGGGACCGTGCGGGATGACATTGCCCGAAAGTCCGGCAATAAATTCGCCGTCGAGACCTGCCACATCAAATTGCTGGATAGCGACGTTACCGCCCATATCTGGCGGTTTTTGTATGATGTGGCGCGGCAATACCGGGAGAGCTTTGACGTGTACGGCACCAAACAAAGCTTTGAATGGACGCTCATCGAGCATGAGCCGCACGTGCTGCACACGGCAAAAAAGCCCGAACCGGAAATTCCCGCCAAAATTTCCGTTCCCGACTTTGCGCATTTACTTCCCGAACCGATTCGCAAGTTCACGCTCCCTAGCGAAATTCACGATGCCGGGCATCTGAGCTTTATCCAGGGAGGGGGTCACGGCGGTTCGCATCCGCACCTGGTCAATGAGATGATTCGGGCCTTAATCGACAATCGCGACCCCCGGCCCAACGCCACCACCTCGGCCAACTGGACCTGCGTGGGGATTTGCGCGCATCAATCAGCGCTCGAAGGGGGAAAAATCGTTCCCCTGCCGGAGTTTACGCTGCGGTAG